From Psychroflexus torquis ATCC 700755, the proteins below share one genomic window:
- a CDS encoding alpha,alpha-trehalase, which yields MKNMLKMFILLSLVMISCKNKSEDRFSGDTAFEVQINQTLEKLLKQEDTDGDKKITIEDKSPKVFQLKTSSGNTFEIKGTFELSKLLQELVLAKNEGKTLANIKTKYIDELPVDRTSRLIKTYYWDGLTRHLDEDGIKNLIIDSKNESLISEDLRIYVPYTDSISFGYFKGLEKKLPITTYKLPEVITPEYVKSINNKPGILTLKLENKNGKLQGVPFVVPGGRFNEMYGWDSYFESIGLIVDGRVDLAKAMADNFQYEIEYYGKILNANRSYYLTRTQPPFYSSLIREVFEVTADKTWLRSHLETAIQEYKTVWMEKGKRLTSNGLNRYLAEGLRIPPETEEGHFDAILKPYAEEAGLSIEEYVVRYQRDGGHAGELKNQTDLIINPELDAYFIHDRSVRESGHDTSYRIEGNCADLNLVELNALLYKYEKDFAFLISSQFNDNFETSTGQNYSSDYWIRKHQDRRRLSDKYLWNGDKGMYFDYDFKNNKQSNFISATTFAPMWSEMATKEQAEQLVKNCLPLLIEKGGVAASTKESRGIISDSRPARQWDYPNGWAPHQMMIWKGLKNYGYDAQLQELVYRWLYMITKNAVDYNGTIPEKYDVVEATHKVFAEYGNVGTDFQYITQEGFGWMNASYQYGLTLLDQNLIDNLNQLKEPKLIF from the coding sequence ATGAAAAATATGTTAAAAATGTTCATTTTATTATCGCTTGTCATGATATCATGTAAAAATAAGTCTGAAGATAGATTCTCAGGAGACACCGCCTTTGAGGTGCAAATAAATCAGACCTTAGAAAAATTGTTAAAACAAGAAGACACAGATGGAGATAAAAAAATTACTATTGAAGACAAATCCCCTAAAGTATTCCAATTAAAAACAAGCTCTGGAAATACATTTGAGATAAAAGGAACATTCGAATTATCAAAATTACTCCAAGAGCTAGTTTTGGCAAAAAATGAAGGTAAAACCCTTGCTAATATCAAGACTAAATATATAGATGAGCTCCCAGTAGATAGAACATCAAGATTAATAAAAACTTATTATTGGGACGGTTTGACACGGCATTTGGATGAAGATGGTATTAAAAATCTCATTATAGATTCTAAAAATGAAAGTTTAATTTCTGAAGATCTTAGAATCTATGTTCCCTATACCGATTCGATTTCATTTGGCTATTTTAAGGGCTTAGAAAAAAAATTACCGATTACGACCTATAAATTGCCAGAGGTTATTACACCAGAATATGTAAAATCTATTAATAACAAACCTGGAATTTTAACCCTAAAACTTGAAAACAAGAACGGAAAATTGCAGGGAGTTCCCTTTGTTGTCCCTGGAGGCCGTTTTAATGAAATGTATGGTTGGGATAGTTACTTTGAATCTATTGGGTTAATCGTGGATGGAAGGGTTGATTTAGCCAAAGCAATGGCCGATAATTTTCAATATGAAATTGAATACTATGGAAAAATTTTAAATGCCAATAGATCGTATTATCTAACAAGAACCCAACCACCGTTCTATTCAAGTTTAATTAGAGAAGTATTTGAGGTCACTGCTGATAAAACTTGGTTAAGAAGTCATTTGGAAACCGCCATTCAAGAATACAAAACGGTATGGATGGAAAAAGGAAAGCGATTAACATCAAATGGGCTAAACCGTTATTTAGCCGAAGGACTTAGAATTCCGCCTGAAACTGAGGAAGGGCATTTTGATGCTATTTTAAAACCATATGCGGAAGAGGCTGGACTCTCTATTGAGGAGTATGTTGTTAGGTATCAAAGGGATGGTGGTCATGCTGGCGAATTAAAAAATCAAACTGATTTAATAATCAACCCAGAACTTGATGCTTACTTTATTCATGATCGCAGTGTGCGCGAGTCTGGTCATGATACTTCCTATAGAATTGAAGGTAACTGTGCTGATCTTAATTTAGTAGAATTAAACGCATTGCTTTATAAATACGAAAAGGATTTTGCTTTTTTAATCAGTAGTCAGTTTAATGATAATTTTGAAACCTCTACAGGGCAAAACTATTCGTCAGATTATTGGATTAGAAAACACCAAGATCGTCGAAGGCTTTCAGATAAATACCTTTGGAATGGAGATAAAGGCATGTATTTTGACTATGATTTTAAGAACAACAAGCAATCCAATTTTATTTCTGCTACAACCTTTGCACCGATGTGGTCTGAGATGGCAACTAAAGAGCAGGCAGAACAATTAGTTAAAAATTGCTTACCACTGTTAATAGAAAAAGGAGGGGTTGCAGCAAGTACAAAAGAAAGCCGTGGCATCATTTCAGATTCACGTCCAGCTCGTCAGTGGGATTATCCAAACGGTTGGGCACCTCACCAAATGATGATTTGGAAAGGCCTAAAAAATTACGGTTATGATGCTCAATTACAAGAATTAGTATACCGATGGCTCTACATGATAACAAAGAATGCTGTGGATTACAATGGTACAATTCCCGAAAAATATGATGTGGTGGAAGCCACACATAAAGTGTTTGCCGAATATGGAAATGTTGGTACAGATTTCCAATACATTACGCAAGAAGGATTTGGCTGGATGAATGCCTCTTATCAATATGGGTTGACACTTTTGGATCAAAATCTAATAGATAATCTAAATCAACTTAAGGAGCCAAAACTTATTTTTTAA
- a CDS encoding MFS transporter, translated as MKLQKPSLSFWQIFNMNIGFLGIQYSFGLQQTAINPIFLYLGAPEDMLPILNIAGPVTGLIVQPVIGALSDKTWSNRWGRRKPYFLIGALLGSLTLFAFPHSPVLWFAVGLLWILDVGNNMAMEPYRAFIGDKLPEKQLSLGFQMQSLFVGAGILLANGSIVLFQYLFGGESLESGIIPQWLYYSFFIGAFLSLATILWSVLKTPEIPPSEKEVLEINKIKSLPLGHKFRKPFLEIMGSIKVMPKFMWKVGAVYLFQWYALFIYWQFTTPLFKLTMGYSTSEAASQAAKMSLTYNIVTMLVALALVPLTIRFGGKKVYALSLVGTAIALFTIPYISDPLFVLAPMVLFGIGWAAMMGIPYTMVSKIVPQDKRGVYMGILNMMIVIPMGIQTLTFGPIYKYLLDGNAINAMLFAGVFFAIAAFLAMRLNEKTKG; from the coding sequence ATGAAGCTACAAAAACCAAGTTTATCCTTTTGGCAGATCTTTAATATGAATATTGGATTTTTAGGAATTCAATATAGTTTCGGTTTGCAACAAACAGCTATCAACCCTATATTTCTATATTTAGGAGCGCCAGAGGATATGCTGCCCATATTAAATATTGCAGGCCCAGTCACAGGATTAATTGTACAACCTGTTATTGGTGCACTGTCCGACAAAACTTGGTCTAATCGCTGGGGAAGGCGTAAACCCTATTTTCTAATTGGTGCCTTACTAGGTAGCTTGACTTTATTTGCATTCCCGCACAGTCCTGTGCTTTGGTTTGCGGTAGGCTTACTATGGATTCTTGATGTTGGTAACAATATGGCCATGGAACCCTACAGAGCTTTTATAGGAGATAAATTGCCAGAAAAACAATTGAGTCTTGGGTTCCAAATGCAAAGCCTTTTTGTTGGTGCAGGGATATTGTTAGCCAATGGTTCTATTGTTTTATTTCAATATTTGTTTGGGGGAGAGTCGTTAGAATCAGGAATCATTCCGCAATGGTTGTATTACTCCTTTTTTATTGGTGCTTTTCTTTCTTTAGCTACTATTTTATGGTCTGTTTTAAAAACACCAGAAATTCCACCTTCTGAAAAAGAAGTGTTAGAAATTAATAAAATTAAAAGTTTGCCTTTAGGTCATAAATTTAGAAAACCCTTCTTAGAGATCATGGGGTCAATAAAGGTGATGCCTAAATTTATGTGGAAAGTAGGTGCTGTATATTTATTTCAGTGGTATGCGCTTTTTATTTATTGGCAATTTACAACACCTCTATTTAAGCTTACTATGGGATATTCTACTTCAGAAGCCGCTTCGCAAGCCGCTAAAATGAGTTTAACTTATAATATTGTAACCATGCTTGTGGCGCTTGCTTTAGTACCTTTAACTATCCGCTTTGGAGGAAAAAAGGTGTATGCCTTAAGCTTGGTAGGTACCGCAATTGCATTATTTACTATTCCCTATATTTCTGACCCCCTATTTGTATTAGCACCAATGGTGTTATTTGGTATCGGGTGGGCAGCCATGATGGGAATCCCTTATACCATGGTTTCAAAGATTGTTCCCCAAGATAAAAGAGGAGTTTATATGGGTATTTTGAATATGATGATCGTTATCCCTATGGGAATTCAAACCTTAACATTTGGTCCAATATATAAATACCTGCTTGATGGAAATGCGATAAATGCTATGCTTTTTGCAGGTGTATTTTTTGCTATTGCTGCGTTTTTAGCAATGCGGTTGAATGAAAAAACAAAAGGATAA
- a CDS encoding glycoside hydrolase family 97 protein — translation MKKKSLYFSFLLLSLLFLTACHNTKTSFSIDSPDKNISIEFALSETGNPMYLVKHKSEIVIDTSFMSFDLKDLPPLKDNFKIIKSSIATIDETWQMPWGEQIDVKNNYNELTVYLEEKTADKRQLNIHFKVFDDGMGFRYEFPEQTNLKEILITDENTDFNLTGDHSVWWIPGDWDIYEHLYSETKFSEIDALSKKNNENLSATYIPYNAVNTPVTMKTDTGLYLSFHEADLTNYAGMTMKVDPINLKMTSELVGSERLKAKAKLTVPFNTPWRTIQIAEKAGDLIESKLILNLNDPNELGDVDYFTPMKYVGIWWEMHIGKSTWDMEGSQDMNTYTEGKSASSSHGATTKNAKKYIDFASENGIKGFLVEGWNTGWSKWLASAEDREGLFDFMTPYKDYDFDEVMAYAKEKGVEVIMHHETSAAPLTYEKQMDQAYDFMKANGMNSVKTGYVGEIIPEGEYHHGQWMVNHYHKVLVEAAKKEIAINAHEPIKATGKRRTYPNAISREGLRGQEFNAWATDGGNPPNHISTVVFTRMLSGPIDFTPGVFDIKFNRYKKQNQVNTTLAHQLALYVIIYSPIQMACDLPENYRVDGKLHPAFQFITDVGVDWQQSKVLEGEVGDFVTIARQERETGNWFIGGVTNENERTQELTFNFLEKGKTYKAKLYKDAPNADWDNNPQAYEIEELELTNASSLKVKLAPGGGFALSIVE, via the coding sequence ATGAAAAAAAAAAGCCTTTATTTTAGCTTTTTACTTTTATCACTCTTGTTTTTAACCGCTTGTCATAACACGAAAACAAGTTTTTCTATAGATTCTCCAGATAAAAATATCTCTATCGAATTTGCCTTGTCAGAAACAGGAAATCCAATGTATTTGGTAAAACACAAAAGTGAGATAGTTATCGATACCTCATTCATGAGTTTCGATTTAAAGGATCTTCCGCCTTTAAAAGATAACTTTAAAATTATAAAATCCTCAATAGCAACCATAGATGAAACTTGGCAAATGCCATGGGGCGAACAAATTGATGTAAAAAATAACTACAATGAACTCACCGTATACTTGGAGGAAAAAACAGCTGATAAAAGACAGTTAAATATCCATTTTAAAGTATTTGATGATGGCATGGGTTTTAGATATGAATTTCCTGAACAGACCAATTTAAAGGAAATATTAATCACAGATGAAAATACTGATTTTAATTTGACTGGAGATCACAGCGTTTGGTGGATTCCTGGCGATTGGGATATTTATGAGCATTTATATAGTGAAACAAAATTTTCTGAAATTGATGCATTGTCTAAGAAAAATAATGAAAATTTATCTGCAACCTATATTCCTTATAATGCAGTAAATACACCTGTTACTATGAAAACGGATACAGGGTTATACCTGAGTTTTCATGAAGCAGATTTAACAAACTATGCAGGGATGACGATGAAAGTGGACCCAATAAATTTAAAAATGACGAGCGAATTGGTAGGTTCTGAAAGGCTGAAAGCAAAAGCCAAGCTAACAGTACCTTTTAATACTCCTTGGCGAACCATCCAAATAGCAGAAAAAGCAGGAGATTTAATCGAGTCTAAACTGATATTGAATTTAAACGATCCAAATGAATTAGGAGATGTAGACTACTTTACGCCGATGAAATATGTGGGTATTTGGTGGGAAATGCATATTGGAAAATCTACGTGGGATATGGAAGGGAGTCAGGATATGAATACATATACCGAAGGCAAATCAGCATCATCTTCGCATGGAGCTACCACTAAGAACGCTAAGAAGTATATCGATTTTGCTTCAGAAAACGGCATAAAAGGCTTTTTAGTAGAAGGTTGGAATACAGGCTGGAGTAAATGGCTTGCCTCTGCGGAAGATAGAGAAGGACTTTTTGATTTTATGACCCCTTATAAAGATTATGACTTTGATGAAGTGATGGCGTATGCTAAAGAAAAGGGCGTTGAGGTTATTATGCATCATGAAACATCTGCAGCACCATTAACCTATGAAAAGCAAATGGACCAGGCCTATGATTTTATGAAAGCTAACGGAATGAATTCAGTAAAAACAGGATATGTTGGCGAAATTATTCCAGAAGGAGAATATCACCATGGACAATGGATGGTAAATCACTACCATAAGGTTTTGGTGGAAGCAGCGAAAAAGGAAATTGCAATAAATGCTCACGAACCCATTAAAGCGACAGGAAAACGTAGAACTTATCCAAATGCAATTTCAAGAGAGGGATTAAGAGGACAAGAATTTAACGCTTGGGCAACAGATGGCGGAAATCCGCCAAACCATATATCAACTGTAGTATTTACAAGAATGCTTTCTGGTCCTATAGACTTTACGCCTGGAGTATTTGATATAAAATTCAACAGATATAAAAAGCAAAATCAAGTCAATACAACGTTAGCACATCAACTAGCTTTATATGTTATAATCTATAGTCCTATCCAGATGGCCTGCGATTTACCAGAGAATTATAGGGTTGACGGGAAGTTACATCCTGCTTTTCAGTTTATAACAGATGTTGGGGTAGATTGGCAACAAAGCAAAGTATTAGAGGGTGAAGTGGGCGATTTTGTAACCATTGCAAGACAAGAAAGAGAAACAGGGAATTGGTTTATTGGAGGTGTTACTAATGAAAACGAAAGGACACAAGAGCTTACCTTTAATTTTCTAGAAAAGGGAAAAACCTACAAAGCAAAATTATATAAAGATGCACCAAACGCAGATTGGGATAACAACCCACAAGCTTATGAAATAGAAGAATTAGAACTAACAAATGCTTCCAGTTTAAAAGTAAAATTAGCCCCAGGTGGTGGATTTGCACTTAGTATTGTTGAATAA
- a CDS encoding glycoside hydrolase family 13 protein has protein sequence MKKENKVKNSIDISKTWWKEGVLYQIYPQSFKDSDGDGFGDFKGVIEKLDYLESLGITMVWMNPFFESPMVDNGYDVSDYRVIQPRYGSMEDFQNMLDGMHKRGIKLVLDVVVNHSSNEHDWFKQSRSSRDNPYREYYHWWPAEKGEPPFRHSLFDPEGAWTYDEQTNAYYLHYFAAAQPDLNWENSKVRYEVYDIMKFWAEKGVDGFRMDAFQYASKDTIFPEWPKGHEEEYDKWYGMNPPLHGYLNEMYNEVISKYDIFAVAEGAGTTLQDAHDIVDADRNELQMAYHFDYVGSDQLKLTDFKAIFTKWDTSFAEEGWLSIFLSNHDNSRLVNRFGNSSPEYRTVSAQMLNTFMLSMRGTPYTYFGDELGMTNIDMPSIEEYVDVSALGDYKRAVKEGKDLGEFMKNLNFYSRENSRTPMQWNDSKNAGFTTTTPWKKVNPDYKDINVAKQEKDPTSVLNHFRKMVKLRNENKVLVYGKYELLDKNNEDIYAYTRVLDGKKMLVLLNFTDHDSSITSPQIQQLAEIQINNYNSLAINNHTITLKPYQAVIVSLN, from the coding sequence ATGAAAAAAGAAAACAAGGTTAAAAATTCAATTGACATCTCTAAAACTTGGTGGAAGGAAGGAGTTTTATACCAAATATATCCTCAGAGTTTCAAAGATTCTGATGGCGATGGTTTTGGTGATTTCAAAGGTGTCATCGAAAAATTGGATTATTTAGAAAGCTTGGGCATTACCATGGTATGGATGAATCCTTTTTTTGAGTCTCCAATGGTAGATAATGGGTATGATGTAAGCGATTACAGAGTGATCCAACCAAGGTATGGTAGCATGGAAGATTTTCAGAATATGCTGGACGGTATGCACAAGCGTGGAATTAAACTTGTCTTGGATGTTGTAGTCAACCACAGTAGCAATGAGCACGACTGGTTTAAACAATCTCGAAGCTCAAGAGATAATCCTTATAGAGAGTATTACCATTGGTGGCCAGCAGAAAAGGGAGAGCCACCTTTTCGTCATAGCTTATTTGATCCAGAAGGAGCTTGGACCTATGATGAGCAGACCAACGCCTATTATTTACATTATTTTGCAGCAGCACAACCTGATTTAAATTGGGAAAACTCTAAAGTCCGTTATGAAGTCTATGATATTATGAAATTTTGGGCAGAAAAGGGAGTTGATGGGTTTAGAATGGATGCGTTTCAATATGCAAGTAAAGACACTATCTTCCCAGAATGGCCAAAAGGACACGAAGAAGAGTATGATAAATGGTATGGAATGAATCCACCTTTACATGGTTACCTCAACGAAATGTACAATGAAGTCATTAGTAAATATGATATTTTTGCTGTAGCAGAAGGAGCAGGAACCACATTGCAAGACGCACATGATATTGTAGATGCAGATCGCAACGAACTCCAAATGGCCTATCATTTTGATTATGTAGGTTCAGACCAACTTAAATTAACTGACTTTAAAGCCATCTTTACTAAATGGGATACTTCTTTTGCCGAAGAAGGCTGGCTTTCTATTTTTCTTTCCAATCATGATAATTCACGATTAGTTAATCGATTTGGGAACTCAAGTCCAGAATACAGGACAGTTTCTGCTCAAATGCTAAATACCTTTATGCTAAGCATGAGAGGTACACCTTACACCTACTTTGGAGATGAATTGGGCATGACGAATATAGACATGCCAAGCATTGAAGAATACGTTGATGTATCTGCTCTGGGTGATTATAAAAGAGCGGTTAAGGAGGGTAAAGATTTAGGGGAGTTTATGAAAAATCTCAATTTTTATTCTAGAGAAAATTCTCGGACACCAATGCAATGGAACGATTCAAAAAATGCTGGATTTACAACGACAACCCCTTGGAAGAAAGTAAATCCAGATTATAAAGACATCAATGTTGCTAAACAGGAGAAAGATCCCACTAGTGTGCTTAATCATTTTAGAAAAATGGTTAAACTTCGAAATGAAAACAAGGTTTTAGTCTATGGGAAATATGAGTTATTAGATAAAAATAATGAAGACATCTATGCCTATACAAGAGTATTAGATGGTAAAAAAATGTTGGTGCTTTTAAATTTTACAGACCATGATTCATCCATTACATCACCGCAAATACAACAGCTAGCAGAAATACAAATTAATAATTATAACAGCTTAGCTATAAATAATCATACTATTACTCTTAAGCCCTATCAGGCTGTAATTGTTTCACTTAATTAA